One Rosa chinensis cultivar Old Blush chromosome 5, RchiOBHm-V2, whole genome shotgun sequence genomic region harbors:
- the LOC112164951 gene encoding pyruvate kinase, cytosolic isozyme isoform X1 codes for MRSRLLMHERRASNESSGSLTKRGAESRLKKRCQFTINLMAMEKVLASVGEMRPKTKIVCTLGPSSRSVEMAEKLLRAGMNVARFNFSHGSHEYHQETLDHLRTAMNNTGILCAIMLDTKGPEIRTGFLKDEKAIHLQQGKEITISTDYTIHGDENMISMSYKKLAEDVKPQSDILCADGTITLKVLACDKERGLVRCRCENTAILGERKNVNLPGVVVDLPTLTEKDKVDILEWGVPNKIDMIALSFVRKGSDLVEVRNVLGEHAKDIILMSKVENQEGVTNFDEILAKSDAFMVARGDLGMEIPIEKIFLAQKLMIAKANRLGKPVVTATQMLESMTRSPRPTRAEATDVANAVLDGTDCVMLSGETAAGDYPEIAVQTMAKICVSAEQSINYNELFKKMETEAMPMSPQESLASSAVHMATSIRAALILVLTRGGTTAKLVAKYRPSMPILSVVVPQLTTDSFEWSCSDAAPARHSLIYRGLVPLLSSGVIRASQAESTEETVQSAIQHAKAKGLCKPGDSIVALHRMNCIDVCNVFPVM; via the exons ATGAGGTCAAGACTATTGATGCATGAACGACGAGCTAGCAATGAATCATCTGGTTCTCTAACAAAAAGGGGGGCAGAATCAAGACTAAAGAAAAGATGCCAGTTCACAATAAATTT GATGGCAATGGAGAAGGTACTTGCTTCTGTGGGAGAGATGAGGCCAAAGACCAAGATTGTGTGCACACTGGGACCATCTTCCCGGTCAGTGGAGATGGCAGAGAAGCTTTTGAGGGCTGGCATGAACGTTGCTCGCTTCAACTTCTCTCACGGTAGTCATGAATATCATCAAGAAACTCTTGATCATCTAAGGACTGCCATGAACAACACGGGAATTCTCTGTGCTATCATGTTGGATACGAAG GGTCCAGAAATTAGAACTGGGTTTCTGAAAGATGAGAAGGCCATTCATCTTCAACAAGGAAAAGAGATTACTATATCAACTGACTATACCATTCATGGTGATGAGAATATGATCTCTATGAGCTACAAGAAGTTGGCTGAGGATGTGAAGCCTCAAAGTGATATCTTGTGTGCTGATGGAACAATTACTTTGAAGGTTCTGGCATGTGACAAGGAGCGTGGTTTGGTACGTTGTCGATGTGAGAACACTGCAATTTTGGGTGAGAGGAAGAATGTCAATCTTCCTGGCGTTGTTGTTGATCTGCCAACTTTGACAGAGAAGGACAAAGTGGATATCTTGGAGTGGGGAGTTCCAAATAAGATTGACATGATTGCGCTCTCTTTTGTTAGGAAAGGCTCAGACCTTGTTGAGGTCAGAAATGTTTTGGGGGAGCATGCCAAGGATATAATACTCATGTCCAAG gtTGAGAATCAAGAAGGTGTTACCAATTTCGACGAAATACTAGCAAAATCAGATGCCTTCATGGTGGCGAGGGGTGACCTTGGAATGGAAATTCCAATTGAAAAGATATTCCTAGCTCAGAAACTGATGATTGCAAAGGCAAACAGACTAGGAAAGCCAGTGGTGACTGCTACTCAGATGCTAGAGTCCATGACCAGGTCTCCTCGTCCCACTCGAGCAGAAGCCACTGATGTTGCCAATGCTGTTCTTGATGGAACTGACTGTGTCATGCTCAGTGGCGAAACTGCAGCTGGAGACTATCCGGAAATAGCCGTTCAAACAATGGCCAAAATCTGTGTTTCTGCAGAACAGTCCATAAACTATAACGAACTTTTCAAGAAAATGGAAACCGAAGCAATGCCTATGAGCCCTCAAGAGAGTTTAGCCTCCTCGGCGGTGCACATGGCAACTTCCATCAGGGCAGCACTCATTTTGGTCCTGACCAGAGGAGGAACCACAGCAAAGCTTGTGGCTAAGTACAGGCCAAGCATGCCGATTTTGTCTGTGGTGGTTCCTCAGCTGACTACAGATTCTTTTGAGTGGTCATGCAGCGATGCAGCTCCTGCAAGGCACAGCCTTATTTATAGGGGTCTTGTGCCTCTTCTCAGCTCAGGGGTCATTAGAGCTTCTCAGGCTGAGTCCACTGAAGAGACTGTGCAGTCTGCGATTCAACATGCAAAGGCTAAAGGACTTTGCAAGCCTGGGGATTCAATCGTGGCTCTGCACCGAATGAATTGCATCGACGTGTGCAATGTTTTCCCTGTCATGTGA
- the LOC112164952 gene encoding phosphoglycerate kinase, cytosolic: MATKRSVSTLKEADLKGKRVFVRVDLNVPLDDDCKITDDTRVRAAVPTIKYLLGNGAKVILASHLGRPKGVTPKYSLKPLVPRLSELLGVEVKIANDCVGVEVEKLVAELPEGGVLLLENVRFYKEEEKNDPEFAKKLASLADVYVNDAFGTAHRAHASTEGVAKYLKPSVAGYLMQKELDYLVGAVANPKRPFAAIVGGSKVSSKIGVIESLLAKVNILVLGGGMIFTFYKAQGYSVGSSLVEEDKLDLAKSLMEKAKAKGVSILLPTDVVIADKFAADANSKVVPASAIPDGWMGLDIGPDSIKTFNEALDTTKTVIWNGPMGVFEFEKFAAGTEAIAKKLAELSGKGVTTIIGGGDSVAAVEKVGLADKMSHISTGGGASLELLEGKTLPGVLALDDA, encoded by the exons ATGGCGACCAAGAGGAGTGTGAGTACCTTGAAGGAGGCTGATTTGAAGGGCAAGAGGGTTTTCGTTAGGGTTGATCTCAATGTTCCTTTGGATGACGACTGTAAGATCACCGATGACACTAGAGTCCGAGCGGCTGTCCCCACCATCAAGTACTTGCTCGGCAATGGTGCCAAAGTCATCTTGGCTTCTCACTTG GGACGTCCAAAGGGTGTCACTCCCAAGTACAGTTTGAAGCCTCTTGTGCCAAGACTGTCTGAGCTCCTTGGAGTGGAG GTTAAAATCGCTAATGATTGCGTCGGTGTGGAAGTTGAAAAGTTGGTTGCTGAGCTTCCAGAGGGAGGAGTTTTACTCCTTGAGAATGTCAGGTTCTacaaggaggaagagaagaatgaTCCCGAGTTTGCCAAGAAGCTTGCTTCACTTGCAGATGTCTATGTTAATGATGCTTTTGGCACTGCTCACAGGGCTCATGCATCCACAGAAGGAGTGGCGAAGTACTTGAAGCCTTCTGTTGCTGGATACCTTATGCAGAAG GAACTTGACTATCTTGTTGGTGCTGTGGCAAATCCCAAGAGACCATTTGCTGCTATTGTTGGTGGTTCGAAGGTGTCATCCAAGATTGGAGTCATAGAGTCCTTATTGGCGAAGGTTAACATTCTAGTGTTGGGTGGAGGAATGATCTTTACCTTTTATAAGGCTCAAGGGTATTCAGTTGGATCTTCCCTTGTTGAGGAAGACAAGCTAGATCTTGCAAAATCACTTATGGAGAAGGCAAAGGCCAAGGGAGTTTCTATTCTGCTCCCAACTGATGTGGTTATTGCTGATAAGTTTGCTGCTGATGCCAACAGCAAG GTGGTGCCAGCGTCTGCCATTCCAGATGGTTGGATGGGTTTGGATATCGGACCAGATTCCATCAAGACTTTCAATGAAGCTCTGGACACCACTAAGACTGTTATATGGAATGGACCTATGGGTGTGTTTGAGTTTGAAAAGTTTGCTGCTGGCACCGAG GCGATTGCTAAGAAGCTTGCAGAGCTAAGTGGCAAGGGAGTTACAACTATCATTGGAGGTGGTGACTCTGTAGCTGCTGTGGAGAAGGTTGGCCTTGCTGACAAAATGAGCCACATTTCAACCGGAGGCGGTGCAAGCTTGGAGCTTCTTGAAGGGAAAACCCTCCCTGGAGTCCTTGCTCTTGACGATGCTTAA
- the LOC112164951 gene encoding pyruvate kinase, cytosolic isozyme isoform X2, giving the protein MAMEKVLASVGEMRPKTKIVCTLGPSSRSVEMAEKLLRAGMNVARFNFSHGSHEYHQETLDHLRTAMNNTGILCAIMLDTKGPEIRTGFLKDEKAIHLQQGKEITISTDYTIHGDENMISMSYKKLAEDVKPQSDILCADGTITLKVLACDKERGLVRCRCENTAILGERKNVNLPGVVVDLPTLTEKDKVDILEWGVPNKIDMIALSFVRKGSDLVEVRNVLGEHAKDIILMSKVENQEGVTNFDEILAKSDAFMVARGDLGMEIPIEKIFLAQKLMIAKANRLGKPVVTATQMLESMTRSPRPTRAEATDVANAVLDGTDCVMLSGETAAGDYPEIAVQTMAKICVSAEQSINYNELFKKMETEAMPMSPQESLASSAVHMATSIRAALILVLTRGGTTAKLVAKYRPSMPILSVVVPQLTTDSFEWSCSDAAPARHSLIYRGLVPLLSSGVIRASQAESTEETVQSAIQHAKAKGLCKPGDSIVALHRMNCIDVCNVFPVM; this is encoded by the exons ATGGCAATGGAGAAGGTACTTGCTTCTGTGGGAGAGATGAGGCCAAAGACCAAGATTGTGTGCACACTGGGACCATCTTCCCGGTCAGTGGAGATGGCAGAGAAGCTTTTGAGGGCTGGCATGAACGTTGCTCGCTTCAACTTCTCTCACGGTAGTCATGAATATCATCAAGAAACTCTTGATCATCTAAGGACTGCCATGAACAACACGGGAATTCTCTGTGCTATCATGTTGGATACGAAG GGTCCAGAAATTAGAACTGGGTTTCTGAAAGATGAGAAGGCCATTCATCTTCAACAAGGAAAAGAGATTACTATATCAACTGACTATACCATTCATGGTGATGAGAATATGATCTCTATGAGCTACAAGAAGTTGGCTGAGGATGTGAAGCCTCAAAGTGATATCTTGTGTGCTGATGGAACAATTACTTTGAAGGTTCTGGCATGTGACAAGGAGCGTGGTTTGGTACGTTGTCGATGTGAGAACACTGCAATTTTGGGTGAGAGGAAGAATGTCAATCTTCCTGGCGTTGTTGTTGATCTGCCAACTTTGACAGAGAAGGACAAAGTGGATATCTTGGAGTGGGGAGTTCCAAATAAGATTGACATGATTGCGCTCTCTTTTGTTAGGAAAGGCTCAGACCTTGTTGAGGTCAGAAATGTTTTGGGGGAGCATGCCAAGGATATAATACTCATGTCCAAG gtTGAGAATCAAGAAGGTGTTACCAATTTCGACGAAATACTAGCAAAATCAGATGCCTTCATGGTGGCGAGGGGTGACCTTGGAATGGAAATTCCAATTGAAAAGATATTCCTAGCTCAGAAACTGATGATTGCAAAGGCAAACAGACTAGGAAAGCCAGTGGTGACTGCTACTCAGATGCTAGAGTCCATGACCAGGTCTCCTCGTCCCACTCGAGCAGAAGCCACTGATGTTGCCAATGCTGTTCTTGATGGAACTGACTGTGTCATGCTCAGTGGCGAAACTGCAGCTGGAGACTATCCGGAAATAGCCGTTCAAACAATGGCCAAAATCTGTGTTTCTGCAGAACAGTCCATAAACTATAACGAACTTTTCAAGAAAATGGAAACCGAAGCAATGCCTATGAGCCCTCAAGAGAGTTTAGCCTCCTCGGCGGTGCACATGGCAACTTCCATCAGGGCAGCACTCATTTTGGTCCTGACCAGAGGAGGAACCACAGCAAAGCTTGTGGCTAAGTACAGGCCAAGCATGCCGATTTTGTCTGTGGTGGTTCCTCAGCTGACTACAGATTCTTTTGAGTGGTCATGCAGCGATGCAGCTCCTGCAAGGCACAGCCTTATTTATAGGGGTCTTGTGCCTCTTCTCAGCTCAGGGGTCATTAGAGCTTCTCAGGCTGAGTCCACTGAAGAGACTGTGCAGTCTGCGATTCAACATGCAAAGGCTAAAGGACTTTGCAAGCCTGGGGATTCAATCGTGGCTCTGCACCGAATGAATTGCATCGACGTGTGCAATGTTTTCCCTGTCATGTGA